ATGAGGCTGAGGGAGCATCGCCGAGTAGAGCGGAAGCGCGGAGCGCCTTGATCAAAGCGCTCACGTGCAATTCTCACCTGCTTGTCATCGATCGGATGAATACCGAGTATGGTAAGCGGGAAACGGTTGGCTATGCGAAGCTCTACGAGACCGAAGAGCGGCTGAACGAGATCGAGCGGAAGCATATCCTCACACGGAACTTTGAGGGCGCCGGAGCGGCAAAAGCAGGTGCAGAATAGGCTAAACCCGGGAGCGAAGAACAGAAACATGGCGACAACACACGGATTTTACGAGCTGGTCGAGGAAAAAGGGACGGTAAAGGCGCGCAGGAAGCGGAAGATGTGCCCGCGATGCGGCGCGGGGGTGTTCCTGGCCGAGCACGAAGACCGGTATTCCTGTGGCAAATGCGGCTATACCGAATTCAGGAAGCAATAAAGCGCGGAGCGAGACACCGTCGGGAACCGCGCAGGAGCGATCCCTTTTGCCGGTTCTCACGGTGACGCTCTATCCGCCCAGCTCTTCTTTTCTTTAGTGAGTGGAATGGAATAACGGCACGTCAGTCAGTGCGCGGCGTGAAGCTCACGGTGCAGGGCACTCATAAGATCCGCGGGCTTTTGAAATACCCCTTCTCCGTCTTTGCCGCGTTCTGCAACGCTTCTGACTGCTTTAACTGCTCCTTCGGCTCGTCCTGCCGCACTACATCCTTGATGCCAATGACGTGGTATGTCGGCTCAACGTCGGTCGTGTCCACCTCATCCAGAACAGCGAAGTAATCCAGGATCGAGCTCAATTGCTGCTCAAACAAGCCCTTCTCCGCTTCACTCAGCGCTATCCGCGCCAGCCATCCAAGGTGCTCGATCTCTTCTTTTTTCAGCATGCTGCTGCAGTGCCTTCTCCTACAGGTATCAAACAAATTTATCTACAGAAATACCTTATTCTTCATAGGGCAAGAAAGACGTAATGCCAAAGACCGATGACCCGAGCAGTCATCCTCGCGGGGGGCTTCGGGACGCGGCTCAGACCGCTCACGGCTACGGTGCCGAAGGCGATGATCCCGCTCGTGAATCGGCCCGTGATCGATTATATCCTGGATTACCTCGCGGGCTACGGCTTGAACGATATCGTCATCACCACGAACTACCTGCGCGAGCAGACGATCGAGTATCTCACCCGGCGTCGAGTCGGTTTGACAATTGCCTATCCCGAGGAGCCCGCGCCGTTAGGAACCGCGGGCTCGGTGAAGAACGCGGCAATTAGCGAACGGATGCTGGTCATTCAAGGCGATAACATCACCGAAATAGACCTGCGACACCTGCTGCGGTTTCACGATGAGCACGGGGGGCTGGTAACTATCGCCCTACTGCCCGTGCTGGATCCGTCGCTCTTCGGGATTGCGCAGCTCGCTGCGACCGGGAAGATCCTGCAGTTCAAGGAGAAGCCCGCTCCGGGCGAGTGCTTCTCTAACCTCGCGAACACCGGCCTGTACATCCTGGAGCCCGAGGCTCTCGAACTAGTACCTTCGGATCGTGCGTTCGATTTCTCCAAAGATTTGTTCCCCCGGCTCGTCGCGCGCGGCGAGGTTTACGGGTGTGTCGTTGAGGGTTTCTGGGCCGATGTGGGCAACCTCGAGGGCTATCTGGCGGCGAGCAGATGGATACTGGAGAAGGGCGACTTTCGGTGTGCGGATACCGCGGAGATTGACGATTGCGATATCCAGGGCAACGTGGCGATCGGCGAACACGCGCGGGTTGATGCTTCGGTTGTGCGCGGGCCCGCGGTCATCGGCAGCCGAGCAACGCTGCGCAAGAGCAAGCTGTACAGCTCAGTCGTGCTTCCCGGGGCACTGCTGGCTGATACTACACTCCATAACAGCATCATCCAGCAGAATGCGGTGATCGAAGGTGAAGAGATCGTGAATTGTATTCGATGACTGTGTACGTGCGGATAGGCGGTTTGTTTATTCTCTTGTTCAGCCCTTTTTCTCTTGCCTCGCGCTTTCACCGCTTTCCAGAGCTCAACGACAATGAAGATCGAGATACTGGTACCGAGCGCCAGCCCCCATTCGCAACCCGATAGGGGGACTGAGTGGAAAAATCGCGCGATGGAGGGGAGCTGGACCGCGAAGAGCAGGAGCAGAAGTGACCCGAACACGCCAAGGATCAGCCCTCTGTTTGAGAATATCCCGATCCGGAAGAGCGAATGCCGTGCAGAGCGGCAAGTGAAGGCGTTGATCAGCTCGTAGAGGATAAAGGTCGCGAAGACCATCGTTTGCGCCTTCGGGAGCGCAGAGCGGGGCAGATAGTGGAGAAAGATACCGAGGCAACCACTGACAATTACTGCAGCCATAAGTGCGAGCGTTTTGAGCATGCCTCCGGTGAAGACGCGTTCGTTCGGGTCTCGCGGTGGCCGGTCCACGATGTCGGGATCTGGGGGTTCTACGCCCAGCCCCATCGCCGGTAAGTCTTCGATGACGATATTCGCCCCGAGGATCTGGATCGCGATCAGCGGAAAAGGGAGCCCGTAGCAGAACGCACCTGCCAGGAGGCAGACCTCCGCAACGCCATAAGAGAGGATGTCCGTGAGATATTTCTTGACGTTATCGTAAATGGCGCGGCCTTCATGGATCGCGGCCACGATCGTGGCGAAGTTATTATCTGTCAGCACCAGATCAGCGGCCTCCTTCGCGACGTCAGTTCCTGAGTTCATGGCGATACCCGCGTCGCTCCGTTTTAACGCCGGTGCATCGTCGATCCCATCGCCCGTCATCGCAACCACCGCGCCGTTCCGCTGCAAGACTTCGCCGATCCTCAATTTGTGCTCAGGCGAGACGCGCTCAAACTCCGCGTCACTTAATTGTTCCAGATCAGCACCGGTCATCGACGGACCCGGGATGATCCCAAGCTCCTTTGCGCTCGCAACCGCCGTGAGTTTATGGTCGCCGGTGATCATGATGAGGACGATCCCTGCCCGTTTGCAGTACCCGATCGCTTCTTATACCTCTTCCCGCGGCGGGTCAGTCATGCCCAGGAGCCCAACGAAGATAAGGTCACGCTCCACCGTTTCAGGTGTGAGCTGCTCCAGGTCATCTTCCCGCAATTCGCGATATGCCACGCCAATGAGCCGATAGGCACGTGAGGCGAGCTCATCGCTCAGCATTACTACCCTGGTTCGTTCGTCCGCGCTGAGTTGCTCTTCCCGGGTCTCGCCGTTGACCTCGCGGTAGATTCGGTTCGAGAGCTGCACGAGCGATTCCGGGGCGCCCTTGACGTACGCCACGAGCTTCCCGGTCTCCGTGTCTCGATGAATGGTGGTCATTCGCATCCGGTCTCGTTCAAAGGGGAGTTCAGCCTCACGTGGATAGCGCTGCTCCAGGTCCTGCTTCTTGAGACCCGCCTTCTCGGCTGCGACCACTAATGCACCTTCGGTGGGAGCGCCATTGAGCTTAACGGCCGCAGCTTCTCTCCGAATGCCACTATCGTTGCAGAGCGCCGCGATCTGCAAGGCCATTCGTAGCGATGCATTCGTAGCGAGATCCACCTGCTCGCCAGTTTCCTGATCCAGGAATTCTCCGGCCGGCTCATAACCCAGACCGGTAACCTCGATCATCCGTCCGCCGGCATACAGGATGCGAACGGTCATCTCGTTCTTTGTCAGCGTTCCGGTTTTATCTGCGCAGATCGTGGTGATGCAGCCCAGGGTCTCGACAGCCGGTAATTTCCGGATGATCGCCTTATTCCGCGCCATCCGCTGCACACCCGCCGCGAGCGTTCCGGTGACGATGAGCGGCAAGGTCTCGGGGACGATCGCGACCGCCAGGCTGATCCCCCAGATAAGCATATCCAGGAACTCGTAGCCGCGCAGCACCCCGACCGCGAGAATAGCTGCGCAGATGATCACATACGCGGTGCTCAACCACCGCCCGATCTCGTTAATCCGTCGTTTGAGTGGGGTTTCCACTTCGGGCTCTGCAGCGAGCATCCCGGCAATCTTCCCGAACTCCGTTTGCATGCCGGTAGCGGTAACCACACACCTTCTCCGGCCTTCCAGGACGGTGGTGCCCGGATAGACCATATTGCTCCGCTCCGCAAGGTTCACGGCCGCCGCCGTCAGCGCCGCTGTGTCCTTGTTCACGGGAACGGATTCACCGGTCAGGAGTGACGTGACTCGTCTACCGTGAGATTCTTGCTTTCGATGAGGCGCGCATTCGCAGCTACGCGGTCGCCCGGCCGGAGGAGCAGAATATCTCCCGGCACAATATCACACGTGCATATCAGCTCTTCACTGCCTGCACGGATCACCGCCGCAGTGGGCGCGGTAAGCGCTTTTAAGCGCTTGATCGCTTTTTCAGCGCGATACTCGAGGAGAAAGCCCAGGATAACGCAGAGCAGGACGGCTGCCGCGATTACCACGGAGTCCAGAAGGTCCCCGATCGCCGCGGAGATCACCGTCGCCGCGAGCAGGATAAGGATAAACGCGTTTTTGAACTGTGCGAGCAAGAGCTTTGGCACAGAAAGCGGCTCCTCCGCGGTGAGCTCGTTCGGTCCAAACTGCGCCTGGCGCTGTTGCACCTCAACCGCATCGAGTCCCGTATCCGAGCTCCGCAAGGCCTGTAGAACGTCTGCTGACTCCCGCAGGTGCCATGCAGTCTCCGCCCGCTCCCCGGAATCAGAACTTATCGCGGTGCTCATTCAGTCACATCCTACCGTAGGAGTTCATAGCGATAGCGCGTGCATCTACCGGTAACGGGCCGCTGATGAAGTCACGACGCTGCCGGTCTTACGGAGACACGGGCTCGAGCCATTTCAGGTACTTTGGCTCGCGTGCTTTGAGTACCGCGAAGAACTTCTTCTGGAGCGCGCTCGTGACCGCTCCTTTTCGCCCGCCGCCGATCAGCACGCCGTCGATCTCGCGTATCGGCGCCATCTCCGCGGCGGTTCCGGTGAAGAAAGCTTCGTCTGCCGCACAGAGTTCTTCTTTCGTTATCCGTTTCTCTACGATCGTATAGCCCATATCGCGTGCGAGTTCCATCACGGAGGCACGCGTGATCCCGGGTAAGATCGAGGAGTCCGCTTCCGGCGTGTATATGATGCCTTCTTTCACCATGAATACGTTCTCACCGGGGCCTTCAGCAATGTAACCACGGGTATCGAGCAGTATCGCCTCACCAAAGCCCCGCGCCTTGGCGTCCAGGGAGGCTAAGATCGAATTGAGATAGTGACCCACGGCCTTTGCGGTGACCGGCAAGGTGGTCGGGTCTATTCGGCGCCAGGGCGAGATGGTGCAGCGGATTCCGCCTTCCGCAGCCTCTTCCCCCAAATACGCACCCCAGGGCCAAACCGCGATGGCGCAATCCACCGGACAGCCCGTTGGATTCAATCCCAGGTGATGATAGCCAAAGAACGCGATCGGACGGATGTAGCATGCGTCAAGCTTGTTGATCCGGATCGTCCCCTTGATCGCTTCACTCAGTTCCGCCTTCGTGTAGGGGATCTCCATCTGGTAGGCTGCCGCAGACCGATACATCCGATCCATGTGCTCCTTCAGCCTGAAGATGAACGCACCCTGCTCCGTCGCGTAACATCGAATCCCTTCAAAGACGCCCGAGCCGTAGTGTAACCCGTGGACGAGCACATGCACCTTCGCGTCCTTCCACTCGACGAACGTGCCGTTCAGCCAAATTTTCCCCTCGCCGGTAAAGGCCTCTGCCATCAGTATCTCCCCCTCTCCGTCTTATCGAATCGCCGCTTTTCTAATAATCACTTTTCGCTTAAAAGTCTCTACAGTTAGGTTAGAAGTGAAAGGACGGCTGGTTCTGAATACGCCGCTTCAGTATCCGCGCCTCGAGCTGCAAGCTACGCCATGCTTCTCTGACTCGCTCCTCGAGCTCCTCATCCTCGTGCAACACGGCGACGAATGACGGCCCGGTGCCCGAGAGGCTCACGCCCGCTACGCCGCATTCCAGCGCTCTGAGCATCGGCTCCGGGTCGAAGCGCAGCGCCGCGCAATACAGGAATCCGTTCAAGGTCATCGCCTCATCAAACCTGCCGTCCAGCGCCCATTCGTGCGCACGACCGATCCACGGCGCGATCACCTTTGATCGTACCACATTCGTATCTGCGGTGAACGCTTGCGTCCGTGGCACGAGGATGAGAACGGTGGCATCTCGCTCGACTCGCTTCAGCAGCGCGCGCTTCTCGTTGTCGGTGATGACAATGCCACCGAGCGCGGAGGCGCAGGCGTCGTCAAACGCGCCCGTTATGGAAACGCCCACATCGAGCGCGGCATCGATCCCGATCCCAATCGCCTCCAAAGCGCCGGGCAGGGTCGTCACTTCGACCCCGATCGCATTCAGGGTCGCAGCCACGGTAGCATTTGCCGCGGCACTGCTGCTCTTCAAACCGCTCCCAAGGGGTATTTCACTGCGCGTTTTTACGTACGCGCCGTACGGCATGTCGAACTTCCGCAGCACTAATTCCACACACCGCTCAATTAACCGGGTATCCCCCGGCATCGCCGCTCCGCGGTCATCCCTGATCTCTCCCTGTACGAACTTCAGGTCTGCACCCAGTTCCACCTCCGCCTCAGTCCAGAGATCGAGCCCGAAGGCCGCGCCTCTCAGGGTCGCAATGGCATTGATGATCGTTCCCGCGCCACTGGCGCGCCCATGCCCTTTCCCGCTTCTCGCTGCAGCCATCTCGTCCTTTTGCCACCGTCACGCACGCACGATACGAGCTTTCGACGTGCCGTTCACGGGCGCCTCGTAGGGATAGATAATAAGGCGCTGCTTACATAAGGCTCTCCTCTCCGCTCGGTCACGGGCGTGTGGGTGAACCCGCGCGCACAAACAAAAACAAAACCGGAAATTATTTATACGATGAGCAGTTACTCACGTTTAGCATTCTAAAAGGGAAAAAGGAGCGGGGATGCAAAATGCCAAAGGAACCAAAGGAAGTTGTCATTGTTGGCGGTGGCGTCGCGGGAATATTCGTCTTGCGGAACTTGTTCGCGGATAAGGACAAGGTGCCGGACGGGCTCCATATAACCTTAATCAAGCGCGAGAAGAGCGGCTGGGTCTCCACCTGCGGCTTGCCCTTTGCGTTGCGCGGCTGGTATGAACTGGAGCGAACGGAGATCCAGAAGCCCGGATTCTACCTCGAGCAGGGCGTTGATTTCCGGAGCGAGAGCGAGGTTACGAGGCTCAATCTGGACGAGAAGAGCGTGGAATTGAAGAATGGCGAAACCCTGAATTACGATTACCTCGTTATCGCAACAGGGCGTAAGCAGTCGGTGAAAGAGACGACGCTGGACGGTGTGTTTACCTTTAACGACGAGAATGATGCGTGTAAGATCGAAGAGGCGTTGAAGACCCATGACGTGAAGCATGCGTTTGTCCGCGGTCGCGGAATTATCGGCTTGCAATCCGCCGTTGCATTTGCGGAACGGGGCATCAAGACCACGATTCTCGGCGGACCGCCGTCGTTATTACCCTCGAGCCTGGATCCTGATACAGGCGATATCATCAAGGAGCGTCTGGAGAAGAACGGGATGCGATTCATCCTTGATCGGCGCGAGATAACGGCGATCAAGGGCAAGGATGGCTGGGTGAGGTCAGTCGTTATCGGTGAGACGGCGGCGGATAAAGAGGAGATCCCGGCCGAGATCGTGATCATTGGTAAGTGGATGCTGCCCGAGACGGATCTCGCGAAGGCGGCGGGAATTGCGATCGGTGAGACGGGCGGAATCGTTACTGATCGCTCAATGCATGTGAAGCGAGGACGGCGCTCGTTGAACGAGGTGTACGCGCTCGGTGACTGTGTTGAGGTCGTTGATGGCATCACCCATCGTCCGAAATTGAATCAAATGGCCTCGACCGCTGTTGTTCAGGCGCGGGTCATCGGTGACAACATCTTGAGCGACATCCTGGGCCAGCCACGTTTATACTCTACCTGTGAGTACTGCATCAGCCCGACGGTCGCGGACATTGGCTGCGGGCTCCTGATGGGTTCCGTGGGTGTGACCACCGATGCGGCAACCCGGGCGGGTATAAAGACGATCAGCGGCACAGCGACGAAGCTCGTCAAGGCGCGATACTTCCCCGGTGCGACCTCGATGACCATGAAATTGATCTTCGACGCCTTTACTCTGCGCTTGTTGGGCGCGCAGATGGTGGGCGAAGTCTGCGTTGCCGAACGAGTAAATGAGTTCGAGATCGCGATTCGAGCGGGGCTAACCGCAGCGGAACTGCGGAACATGGAGCGGAGCTTCGATCCGTCAGTTGCGCAACTGGAGGACGTGACGGTAGACGCAGCAAAGAAAGCACTGGAGAGCGCTTAGCTTAGTCTGCTGAACTATCCGTTATTCGCACTCCTGCTTTTCTTTTCTTTTTTCGAGACCGCCGTTTGCAACGGCCGTGCGTACGGTCGTTCGCAGTTGGTGGGCCGTACGGTACGGGTGGAACCCTGAGCATGAGCAGATGCCGCACTCAGTTACCACCGCAGAACGCGGGTATCAAAAGAGCGCCTCATCCTGCTCGTACGTGCGATCCAGCCGGAGAGCGAGTTCAGCTTTGGTGAGCTCTCTACTCAAATAGGCGATATGGGACGGCATTGAAGCCAGCTCCAGACGTAGTATCGTATCCATTATCGCCCCTGCGCTTTCACCGATGATCCGCTTGCCACTGGGCGAATGGTGCGCGCAGATCTGCCGCGGTGAATCGCTTGCGTTATCGAGCACGCAGAGAAAGATCCTGAAGAAGCCCCGGGGATCACGCTGCCAGGTTTCGGCCGGTGCCGCAGCAACAAGTTGATCGCCGTGCACGTCAGTAAGTGGTCCTTTCCGCTTCTCCTTGAGTACAAGCAGGTCAATGCCGAGGTCTTTCGGTGCGCTACGACGCGCACGCGCGAGCAGCATCATCTCCGCGGCCACGCGCAACTCGCGCACACTCCCCCGGGCCTTATCGCTGCATTCCGGTGCAAAGAGGATATCGGCCCGCAGTTCAGAAGCGATGCCGGCCAGGGTCGCGTTGATACCCACGGAATCAGCGTCCATGAGTTCAGTGACGTTGCCGACGCCGAAGAAGAGCGGGGTGTGCTTGTCCTGCATGCGGAACGTATAATAGTTGTACAACGAATCGGCGATGCCATAGCCCACGGCATTCAAGATCGGGTCGCCGATGATGCGGGTAATGCCTGCCGCTCTCGCTTCTGCTATATTCGCCAGCAAGCTCTCATTCGCTGTCCGCGGGTCAGCACTGTCCGGTATAACGACCGCGGCCACATCGTGATCCGCAACTGCGGCACCAATCTCCGGAATGTTCTCCCGGTTCACGCTGAGCACCATGTCCACCCCGTTCTCGACACCCGTGCGAATATGCTCGACATCAAGGGAGTCGATGGAAACGGGCACGTGCGGCGCGAACGACCGCACCGTTTGTACCGCCCGTGCCACCTCGCTTGTGGTCGCACCGATATGAACACCCACGTCCAGAATGTCCGCGCCGCTGCTCAGATACTGGTGCGTGAGCCGCTGTATCTCTCGCGCGGTCATGAGCGTGGCGTCCACGAGTTCCGCGCAGACCTTCATCCGCGAACCACCGCCGATCTTCAGCCCGTTCAGGGAGAATACCGCTCGTGCTCGGCGCTCAAACTCCTCCAGGTTCTGCTTCGCAGCCGCTCGGCGCTTGGTCGTCAGGAACTGATCGGCCGGAACGTGTGCCGAGAACTCGATCTCCTCCAGGTATCGTAACGCCTCGCCAATGTCGTATGCGTGCCGTGGTCCCAGGCGTATGGGTGTTCCTAGCTCAGCTTCCAGGGCGCTGAAGTCCGCGGTACAGAAGCCCGAGATTAATATCAGATCGCTCGCTGTCGCGTGCTGCTGCTGCTCGAGCGCGCGCTTCAACGATCTCGGAGTGCTAAACGCGGCGATGTTCAAGTCCTGCGTCAGCACCTTGCAGGAGATATCGGGCACAGCCGCGGTTTTGAGCGCATCCCGCACCATGCCTTCCGCTTTCCGCCCGGTAGCCAGAGTGATCCTCATGAGTCCACGCCTGTACCGTTCTATCTGGATATGTATTTATTTATTGTGCAAGGAAGCCTAAAAACGCGTCATCCGGTTTGTCTTTGATCGTTTGATTCACGATAAACGTCTCAGTTCGCTCGATCGCCTCAAAGGCTTGCAGCTCTTGCAGGAACGCGGTCATTTCGTTCTTGTCCCTGAACAGCAGCTCGAGGAAGAAATCAAACCGGCCGAAGAGGAGCTGGATCCTCCGCACGTGCGTGCTCTCTCTTAAGAACGCAGAGAGCTCCTCGCGCAGGTGCCGCTCGGGCTTGGCGATGATCAGCGTGTAGGCCTGGAACGCGAACCCGAGCTTCTCAGCGTCCAGGGAGACGGAGAAGCCCCGGATAATACCCGCTGCGGCAAGCTTCCGGACATGCTCTAAGGCAAGCTGTCTGCTCACCCCGCACTGCCGGCCCAGTTCGGAGTACGAGCGACGTCCGTCCGCGAGCAGCGCGCGGAGGATGCATTTGTCCTTATTCTTCAGCTTCAGGTATTCCATTTGTAAAAATAAATATCGAAAATTTTATAAATAGTTATCTTTTTTTTCTTCTTGGCTGAGCAACGATTGCGAAAGCGGACGGTGAAGCAACTGGAGGGGTACAGATAGATGGAAGAAGGACGAATAGTGGAGAGATTAAGCGCACTGGTGGGTGAGGACAACGCTCGGAAACTCGAGAAGATCGATCATCCACCACTGCACCATTTAATAGCTCGGTACGTTGAGCTCTGTGAGCCAGATAGTGTATTTGTCAGCACGGATTCGGTCGAGGATATCGCGTACGTGCGGCAGGCGGCGATCCGGGCGGGTGAGGAGCTTGAGCTCGCGCTCGCGGGTCATACGGCACATTTCGATGGCTATTACGATCAGGCACGCGACAAGAAGAACACGAAGTTTCTGCTACCACCGGGCGTTGATTTGGGCTCGGATATCAATGCCATGGGTAGAGCGGCCGGGCTGGAAGAGATACACAAGATCTTGAAGGGTATCATGAAGGGGCACCAGTTATTTGTCCGTTTCTTCTGTTTGGGCCCGCTCAGCTCAACCTTCTCCATCCCTGCCGTTCAGCTTACTGATTCCGGCTATGTCGCGCATTCAGAGGATCTGCTCTACCGGCAGGGCTACGAGGAGTTCGTGCGCCTGGGCCGAACGGCGCGGTTCTTCACGTTCGTGCATTCCGCGGGCGAGCTGGACGAACGCAAGAACTGCACGGACATCGAGAATAGACGCGTGTACATCGATCTCGAGGACGAAACGGTGTACAGTGCGAATACCCAGTATGGCGGGAACACGATCGGGCACAAGAAGCTGGCGATGCGGCCCGCGATCCGTCGTGCATCGGAAGAAGGCTGGCTGACCGAGCACATGTTCATCATGGGTGTGCACGGGCCACATAACCGTGTGACGTATTTTACCGGGGCCTTCCCCTCGCTCTGCGGTAAGACCTCCACGTCTATGGTGGAGGGTGAGACGATCGTGGGCGATGATATCGCGTATCTACGGATAGTGGACGGTGTTATTCGTGCCGTAAATCCGGAGCGGGGCATATTCGGGATCATTCAGGGCGTTAATGCCAAAGATGATCCGATCATCTGGGATGCGCTCCACAGCCCGGCGGAGATCATCTTCTCCAACGTGCTGGTAACGGCGGATAAAGGGGTATACTGGATCGGGAAAGATGGTGAAGTACCACGAAGGGGGCTCAATCACTCGGGTGCGTGGTACCTCGGGAAGAAAGATGAGGACGGCAACGAGATACCCCCGTCACATCCGAATGCCCGCTTTACGCTCGATATGCAGCTCTTAGAGAATCTCGATCCTGAGCTGAATAATCCCTCTGGTGTAGAGATCGGCGGTATCATTTACGGCGGCCGGGATTCGGACACGAAAGTCCCGCTCGAGGAATCCTTTGATTGGGTGCACGGCGTCATCACCATGGGCGCCGCACTGGAGTCTGAGACGACCGCAGCGACACTGGGAAAAGAGGGCGTGCGCAAGATCAACCCGATGTCGAACCTGGATTTCCTCTCCATCCCGCTGGGCGCCTATATCGATGCGCACCTCGAATTCGGTACGGTATTGCAGGCGCCGCCGCGCATCTTCTCGGTAAACTATTTCATACGCGACAAACGCGGGCAATTCCTGAACGATAAGGCGGACAAAGCGGTCTGGCTGAAGTGGATGGAGCGGCGTGTGCATAACGAGGTGGAGGTGTTCATAACGCCCACGGGGGGTATTCCGCGTTACAATGACCTCAAGGAGCTGTTTGCAGCGGTGCTCAAGAAGCAGTATACTGAAGCAGCGTACCGCCAGCAATTCACCGTGCGGGTACGGGAGAATCTGGCCAAGATCGAGCGCGTGGAGCAGTTTTACCGGACGAACGTGCCGGACACGCCGCCGGCGCTCTATACCGTTCTGGCCGAGCAGAAAGAACGGCTCGAGGAGGCGCGGAAACAACACGGGGACTACATATCCCCGTTTGCCTTTGAATAGCACGGGCACGATATGCAGCGTATTTTCATCACCGGCTGGTTTGGTCAGTGAAAGGCTATACCCAATGACCGGACTGAGGATACGAGAGCGATCAGATCAGCGACCGCGGAAAGGACTACTCAAGTAGCTCCAGCATCTGCGCGATTTTTACGTCATACGTTAAAAGATAGCTCATAGCCGCTCTTGCCAGTCGCAGGCGAGTAGTACGAGCGATCGTTCCGTCTTTTCTGAGCTCTGCACCTACCTCATCATAGCTCGCGGGGTTCACGATCACGGTAACGTGCTCGAAGTGCTTTATCCCGTTTCGGAGCAGCGCTACGCCACCGATGTCCATTCGGTCGAGCGGCTTCGTGGAGTTCTGATCAGGGGGTATGAGATTGACGACGACGAAACCAATTTCCCCGGTCGCGATCTCAGCGTGGATGCGGGGATGCAGCGTTTTCACCCTGCCGCCGAGCAGCTCCGGGGTACCGGTGAACGCAGCAACCGGAATGGCCGGGATATCTTCGCGCTCAATGGTCCGGGCGGTACCTTCGGTTGCGATAATGGTGATGCCGCGTTCGTGCAATGCCTTCGCGAGTTCTACCAGCTTTGTTTTATCGTATACGCTGATGATGGCTTTCATGACGCTCGTG
This portion of the Methanomicrobia archaeon genome encodes:
- the rps24e gene encoding 30S ribosomal protein S24e, translated to MEIEIVEKKDNQLLKRKEISFKLKHEAEGASPSRAEARSALIKALTCNSHLLVIDRMNTEYGKRETVGYAKLYETEERLNEIERKHILTRNFEGAGAAKAGAE
- a CDS encoding Lrp/AsnC family transcriptional regulator gives rise to the protein MEYLKLKNKDKCILRALLADGRRSYSELGRQCGVSRQLALEHVRKLAAAGIIRGFSVSLDAEKLGFAFQAYTLIIAKPERHLREELSAFLRESTHVRRIQLLFGRFDFFLELLFRDKNEMTAFLQELQAFEAIERTETFIVNQTIKDKPDDAFLGFLAQ
- the gatC gene encoding Asp-tRNA(Asn)/Glu-tRNA(Gln) amidotransferase subunit GatC, with translation MLKKEEIEHLGWLARIALSEAEKGLFEQQLSSILDYFAVLDEVDTTDVEPTYHVIGIKDVVRQDEPKEQLKQSEALQNAAKTEKGYFKSPRIL
- a CDS encoding shikimate kinase; the protein is MAAARSGKGHGRASGAGTIINAIATLRGAAFGLDLWTEAEVELGADLKFVQGEIRDDRGAAMPGDTRLIERCVELVLRKFDMPYGAYVKTRSEIPLGSGLKSSSAAANATVAATLNAIGVEVTTLPGALEAIGIGIDAALDVGVSITGAFDDACASALGGIVITDNEKRALLKRVERDATVLILVPRTQAFTADTNVVRSKVIAPWIGRAHEWALDGRFDEAMTLNGFLYCAALRFDPEPMLRALECGVAGVSLSGTGPSFVAVLHEDEELEERVREAWRSLQLEARILKRRIQNQPSFHF
- a CDS encoding HAD family hydrolase, encoding MITGDHKLTAVASAKELGIIPGPSMTGADLEQLSDAEFERVSPEHKLRIGEVLQRNGAVVAMTGDGIDDAPALKRSDAGIAMNSGTDVAKEAADLVLTDNNFATIVAAIHEGRAIYDNVKKYLTDILSYGVAEVCLLAGAFCYGLPFPLIAIQILGANIVIEDLPAMGLGVEPPDPDIVDRPPRDPNERVFTGGMLKTLALMAAVIVSGCLGIFLHYLPRSALPKAQTMVFATFILYELINAFTCRSARHSLFRIGIFSNRGLILGVFGSLLLLLFAVQLPSIARFFHSVPLSGCEWGLALGTSISIFIVVELWKAVKARGKRKRAEQENKQTAYPHVHSHRIQFTISSPSITAFCWMMLLWSVVSASSAPGSTTELYSLLLRSVARLPMTAGPRTTEASTRACSPIATLPWISQSSISAVSAHRKSPFSSIHLLAAR
- a CDS encoding 30S ribosomal protein S27ae, with translation MATTHGFYELVEEKGTVKARRKRKMCPRCGAGVFLAEHEDRYSCGKCGYTEFRKQ
- a CDS encoding dihydropteroate synthase-like protein, with the protein product MRITLATGRKAEGMVRDALKTAAVPDISCKVLTQDLNIAAFSTPRSLKRALEQQQHATASDLILISGFCTADFSALEAELGTPIRLGPRHAYDIGEALRYLEEIEFSAHVPADQFLTTKRRAAAKQNLEEFERRARAVFSLNGLKIGGGSRMKVCAELVDATLMTAREIQRLTHQYLSSGADILDVGVHIGATTSEVARAVQTVRSFAPHVPVSIDSLDVEHIRTGVENGVDMVLSVNRENIPEIGAAVADHDVAAVVIPDSADPRTANESLLANIAEARAAGITRIIGDPILNAVGYGIADSLYNYYTFRMQDKHTPLFFGVGNVTELMDADSVGINATLAGIASELRADILFAPECSDKARGSVRELRVAAEMMLLARARRSAPKDLGIDLLVLKEKRKGPLTDVHGDQLVAAAPAETWQRDPRGFFRIFLCVLDNASDSPRQICAHHSPSGKRIIGESAGAIMDTILRLELASMPSHIAYLSRELTKAELALRLDRTYEQDEALF
- a CDS encoding NDP-sugar synthase, whose amino-acid sequence is MTRAVILAGGFGTRLRPLTATVPKAMIPLVNRPVIDYILDYLAGYGLNDIVITTNYLREQTIEYLTRRRVGLTIAYPEEPAPLGTAGSVKNAAISERMLVIQGDNITEIDLRHLLRFHDEHGGLVTIALLPVLDPSLFGIAQLAATGKILQFKEKPAPGECFSNLANTGLYILEPEALELVPSDRAFDFSKDLFPRLVARGEVYGCVVEGFWADVGNLEGYLAASRWILEKGDFRCADTAEIDDCDIQGNVAIGEHARVDASVVRGPAVIGSRATLRKSKLYSSVVLPGALLADTTLHNSIIQQNAVIEGEEIVNCIR
- a CDS encoding branched-chain amino acid transaminase, with product MAEAFTGEGKIWLNGTFVEWKDAKVHVLVHGLHYGSGVFEGIRCYATEQGAFIFRLKEHMDRMYRSAAAYQMEIPYTKAELSEAIKGTIRINKLDACYIRPIAFFGYHHLGLNPTGCPVDCAIAVWPWGAYLGEEAAEGGIRCTISPWRRIDPTTLPVTAKAVGHYLNSILASLDAKARGFGEAILLDTRGYIAEGPGENVFMVKEGIIYTPEADSSILPGITRASVMELARDMGYTIVEKRITKEELCAADEAFFTGTAAEMAPIREIDGVLIGGGRKGAVTSALQKKFFAVLKAREPKYLKWLEPVSP